In Tachysurus fulvidraco isolate hzauxx_2018 chromosome 3, HZAU_PFXX_2.0, whole genome shotgun sequence, a single window of DNA contains:
- the enkur gene encoding enkurin: MSRQIHPPESIYNLIHREEMKPEKPPRYTSKFSEQVKQETRQNKLPRKIMGPAKVEMPSPEKYLQKHSKEPKLPEKKPFSYRDDVQPRKPPIPAKTERPVMNVHTKRDIVRSNAVENIMAVPRKPRPAQAYTRHGDKVLLENSGLVPKFTRKEDYGQIPQYLTQRQEEERRAQEEYDCYVKERMKDGAMKQLSEEERQDILNGLKKNWDELHHQYQGLSVITDTMPKKQRKERLESEMKQLEKDIQLMEKYKTIYINKT; the protein is encoded by the exons ATGTCGAGACAAATCCATCCTCCTGAGAGCATTTATAACCTCATTCATAGAGAAGAGATGAAACCTGAAAAACCTCCGAG ATACACGTCAAAGTTCAGTGAGCAGGTAAAGCAGGAGACACGGCAGAACAAATTGCCCAGAAAGATCATGGGTCCAGCTAAAGTggaaatgccttctccagagaAATACCTGCAGAAACACTCCAAAGAGCCCAAACTTCCTGAGA AGAAGCCGTTCTCATACAGAGATGATGTCCAGCCCAGGAAGCCGCCGATCCCCGCTAAAACCGAGCGTCCGGTGATGAACGTCCACACCAAGAGAGACATTGTGAGAAGTAATGCAGTGGAGAACATAATGGCGGTTCCTCGCAAACCGCGTCCTGCTCAAGCATACACCAGACACGGGGACAAGGTGCTGCTGGAGAACTCGGGCCTCGTCCCAAAGTTCACCAGGAAAGAG gattaCGGACAGATCCCGCAGTACCTAACGCAGAGGCAGGAGGAAGAGAGGCGAGCGCAGGAGGAATACGATTGCTAcgtgaaagagagaatgaaggaCGGAGCCATGAAGCAGCTCTCTGAGGAGGAAAGACAGGATATACTGAAC gggctgAAGAAGAACTGGGATGAGCTCCATCATCAGTACCAAGGTCTGTCTGTGATCACAGACACAATGCCTAAGAAACAGAGGAAGGAGAGACTGGAGTCAGAAATGAAGCAGCTGGAGAAAGACATCCAGCTGATGGAGAAATACAAAACTATCTACATCAATAAAACCTGA
- the LOC113649837 gene encoding threonine synthase-like 1 isoform X1 gives MIGHRPQMHSQILFPKKMMARHLFCLLSKRDKLSYHLICSSSVSSSLHVMRSCLSMKSSQERNILLMGPPGAGKTSVGQILSHRLRKPVIDIDNDVLEKTWGMTVAEKLAEVGGDRFIDEEGQAVCNFSASGCLISLTGSNPLHSDAMRHLKRSGIALYLDMDTEDIMERLCRMKVNRIVGQGAGVSMRDILAYRKQFYERWMDARVFCGRGDTIEEVAEKVVRVLEKYRNSELDTYVSTRGNISVSSDDLKFFSDVVVEGLATDGGLYVPNKGFPKLEPSEWLRLADISYPERALVILEKYIHPLDIAPTELCSMVNRAYGQNFASKSVAPVKHLAEDQYILELFHGPTASFKDLSLQLMPQLLAHCLPQMCNYLILVATSGDTGSAVLSGFSNLRESDRHRIGVLVFFPERGISVIQKLQMTGFKQGNTRSVGVFSDFDFCQRTIKEIFGDPRLTGYFAVEYATILSTANSINWARLLPQVVYHASAYLDLLRDGVVKFGQPIDVCIPTGNFGNAMSAVYAKQMGVPIRNIICASNHNRIVSDFISTGQYDLRSRKLMLSNSPAIDILKSSNLERFLHYASSGDGQLVQNLFVSLEKEQNFTVSEDFLQTLRQDVQAGWCSEDDCLNTIQEVHSKTGYVMDTHTAIAKAVADQLHDKRCPVVLCSTAHFGKFAPAVLKALRCPEIPLEPLKQLDALCAIAGQELMHETLYESIRERASHPYTVCQPDFRVLTDEVESMIQDSFMKAR, from the exons ATGATTGGCCACAGACCCCAAATGCACAGCCAG ATTCTTTTTCCGAAAAAGATGATGGCTAGAcacttattttgtttattgtctaaaAGGGACAAACTGAGTTACCACTTAATCTGCAGCTCTTCCGTCAGCTCGTCTTTACACGTGATGAGATCATGTCTGTCTATGAAGTCTTCTCAGGAGAGGAACATTCTTCTCATGGGTCCTCCTGGGGCTGGGAAGACATCAGTGGGACAGATTTTGTCTCACAGACTCAGGAAGCCTGTAATTGATATAGACAATGATGTTCTGGAGAAGACATGGGGGATGACTGTAGCAGAGAAGCTGGCGGAAGTCGGAGGTGACCGTTTTATCGACGAAGAAGGCCAAGCTGTGTGCAACTTCTCCGCTTCTGGATGTCTGATCTCGCTGACGGGTTCCAACCCGCTTCACTCGGACGCAATGAGACACCTGAAACGTTCAGGAATCGCTCTCTACCTGGACATGGACACTGAGGATATTATGGAGAGACTGTGCAGAATGAAGGTGAACAGAATTGTAGGTCAGGGTGCTGGAGTCTCCATGAGGGATATCTTAGCATACCGGAAGCAGTTTTatgagagatggatggatgcaagAGTGTTTTGTGGAAGGGGGGACACTATAGAGGAAGTAGCGGAGAAAGTTGTCAGAGTTCTAGAGAAATATAGGAACTCTGAATTAGACACCTATGTCTCCACCAGGGGCAATATTTCAGTGTCAAGTGATGACCTGAAGTTTTTCAGCGATGTTGTCGTGGAGGGTTTAGCTACCGATGGTGGCCTTTATGTACCTAATAAAGGATTCCCAAAACTGGAACCTTCCGAATGGTTACGATTAGCCGATATATCTTATCCCGAGCGTGCTTTGGTCATACTTGAGAAATACATACATCCACTGGATATCGCTCCTACAGAACTCTGCTCGATGGTTAACCGAGCCTATGGGCAGAACTTTGCCAGTAAATCAGTGGCACCTGTTAAGCATCTTGCTGAGGATCAGTACATTCTGGAGCTCTTCCATGGACCCACTGCTTCCTTTAAAGACCTTTCACTACAATTAATGCCACAGCTCCTTGCTCACTGCCTTCCACAGATGTGTAACTACTTGATCCTTGTTGCCACCTCTGGGGACACAGGAAGTGCGGTACTTAGTGGGTTCAGCAACCTCAGAGAAAGCGACAGGCATCGTATTGGTGTGCTGGTGTTTTTCCCTGAGCGAGGCATTAGTGTCATACAGAAACTGCAGATGACTGGTTTCAAGCAGGGCAACACCAGGTCTGTCGGCGTGTTCTCTGACTTTGACTTCTGCCAGAGGACCATCAAGGAGATATTTGGTGACCCAAGGCTGACTGGCTACTTTGCGGTGGAGTATGCCACCATTCTTAGCACGGCTAACTCCATAAACTGGGCGCGTCTGCTTCCACAAGTGGTCTACCATGCCTCTGCATACCTGGACCTCCTCAGAGATGGTGTGGTGAAATTCGGGCAACCGATTGATGTGTGCATCCCCACAGGAAACTTTGGAAATGCCATGTCTGCTGTGTATGCTAAACAAATGGGTGTGCCAATAAGGAACATCATTTGTGCCTCTAATCATAACCGCATAGTTTCTGATTTTATCTCTACCGGTCAGTATGATCTCCGAAGCAGAAAGCTCATGCTGTCAAATTCTCCTGCTATTGACATTCTTAAGTCTTCCAATCTGGAGCGATTTTTGCATTATGCATCCAGCGGGGATGGTCAACTTGTCCAGAACTTGTTTGTAAGCCTTGAGAAAGAGCAGAACTTTACTGTGTCTGAGGATTTCTTACAGACGTTAAGGCAGGACGTCCAAGCAGGGTGGTGCTCAGAGGATGACTGCCTGAATACTATTCAGGAAGTACACTCAAAAACCGGCTACGTAATGGACACTCACACTGCCATAGCTAAAGCTGTGGCTGACCAGCTGCATGATAAGAGGTGTCCAGTTGTTCTGTGCTCCACTGCACATTTTGGGAAGTTTGCCCCAGCTGTTCTTAAAGCTCTACGCTGTCCTGAGATACCACTTGAGCCTCTAAAGCAGCTGGATGCATTGTGTGCTATTGCAGGCCAAGAGCTAATGCATGAAACTCTGTATGAGAGCATAAGGGAGAGAGCAAGtcatccatatactgtatgccaGCCTGATTTCAGGGTTCTAACAGATGAGGTGGAATCCATGATCCAGGACTCCTTTATGAAGGCCAGGTAG
- the LOC113649837 gene encoding threonine synthase-like 1 isoform X2, with protein sequence MMARHLFCLLSKRDKLSYHLICSSSVSSSLHVMRSCLSMKSSQERNILLMGPPGAGKTSVGQILSHRLRKPVIDIDNDVLEKTWGMTVAEKLAEVGGDRFIDEEGQAVCNFSASGCLISLTGSNPLHSDAMRHLKRSGIALYLDMDTEDIMERLCRMKVNRIVGQGAGVSMRDILAYRKQFYERWMDARVFCGRGDTIEEVAEKVVRVLEKYRNSELDTYVSTRGNISVSSDDLKFFSDVVVEGLATDGGLYVPNKGFPKLEPSEWLRLADISYPERALVILEKYIHPLDIAPTELCSMVNRAYGQNFASKSVAPVKHLAEDQYILELFHGPTASFKDLSLQLMPQLLAHCLPQMCNYLILVATSGDTGSAVLSGFSNLRESDRHRIGVLVFFPERGISVIQKLQMTGFKQGNTRSVGVFSDFDFCQRTIKEIFGDPRLTGYFAVEYATILSTANSINWARLLPQVVYHASAYLDLLRDGVVKFGQPIDVCIPTGNFGNAMSAVYAKQMGVPIRNIICASNHNRIVSDFISTGQYDLRSRKLMLSNSPAIDILKSSNLERFLHYASSGDGQLVQNLFVSLEKEQNFTVSEDFLQTLRQDVQAGWCSEDDCLNTIQEVHSKTGYVMDTHTAIAKAVADQLHDKRCPVVLCSTAHFGKFAPAVLKALRCPEIPLEPLKQLDALCAIAGQELMHETLYESIRERASHPYTVCQPDFRVLTDEVESMIQDSFMKAR encoded by the coding sequence ATGATGGCTAGAcacttattttgtttattgtctaaaAGGGACAAACTGAGTTACCACTTAATCTGCAGCTCTTCCGTCAGCTCGTCTTTACACGTGATGAGATCATGTCTGTCTATGAAGTCTTCTCAGGAGAGGAACATTCTTCTCATGGGTCCTCCTGGGGCTGGGAAGACATCAGTGGGACAGATTTTGTCTCACAGACTCAGGAAGCCTGTAATTGATATAGACAATGATGTTCTGGAGAAGACATGGGGGATGACTGTAGCAGAGAAGCTGGCGGAAGTCGGAGGTGACCGTTTTATCGACGAAGAAGGCCAAGCTGTGTGCAACTTCTCCGCTTCTGGATGTCTGATCTCGCTGACGGGTTCCAACCCGCTTCACTCGGACGCAATGAGACACCTGAAACGTTCAGGAATCGCTCTCTACCTGGACATGGACACTGAGGATATTATGGAGAGACTGTGCAGAATGAAGGTGAACAGAATTGTAGGTCAGGGTGCTGGAGTCTCCATGAGGGATATCTTAGCATACCGGAAGCAGTTTTatgagagatggatggatgcaagAGTGTTTTGTGGAAGGGGGGACACTATAGAGGAAGTAGCGGAGAAAGTTGTCAGAGTTCTAGAGAAATATAGGAACTCTGAATTAGACACCTATGTCTCCACCAGGGGCAATATTTCAGTGTCAAGTGATGACCTGAAGTTTTTCAGCGATGTTGTCGTGGAGGGTTTAGCTACCGATGGTGGCCTTTATGTACCTAATAAAGGATTCCCAAAACTGGAACCTTCCGAATGGTTACGATTAGCCGATATATCTTATCCCGAGCGTGCTTTGGTCATACTTGAGAAATACATACATCCACTGGATATCGCTCCTACAGAACTCTGCTCGATGGTTAACCGAGCCTATGGGCAGAACTTTGCCAGTAAATCAGTGGCACCTGTTAAGCATCTTGCTGAGGATCAGTACATTCTGGAGCTCTTCCATGGACCCACTGCTTCCTTTAAAGACCTTTCACTACAATTAATGCCACAGCTCCTTGCTCACTGCCTTCCACAGATGTGTAACTACTTGATCCTTGTTGCCACCTCTGGGGACACAGGAAGTGCGGTACTTAGTGGGTTCAGCAACCTCAGAGAAAGCGACAGGCATCGTATTGGTGTGCTGGTGTTTTTCCCTGAGCGAGGCATTAGTGTCATACAGAAACTGCAGATGACTGGTTTCAAGCAGGGCAACACCAGGTCTGTCGGCGTGTTCTCTGACTTTGACTTCTGCCAGAGGACCATCAAGGAGATATTTGGTGACCCAAGGCTGACTGGCTACTTTGCGGTGGAGTATGCCACCATTCTTAGCACGGCTAACTCCATAAACTGGGCGCGTCTGCTTCCACAAGTGGTCTACCATGCCTCTGCATACCTGGACCTCCTCAGAGATGGTGTGGTGAAATTCGGGCAACCGATTGATGTGTGCATCCCCACAGGAAACTTTGGAAATGCCATGTCTGCTGTGTATGCTAAACAAATGGGTGTGCCAATAAGGAACATCATTTGTGCCTCTAATCATAACCGCATAGTTTCTGATTTTATCTCTACCGGTCAGTATGATCTCCGAAGCAGAAAGCTCATGCTGTCAAATTCTCCTGCTATTGACATTCTTAAGTCTTCCAATCTGGAGCGATTTTTGCATTATGCATCCAGCGGGGATGGTCAACTTGTCCAGAACTTGTTTGTAAGCCTTGAGAAAGAGCAGAACTTTACTGTGTCTGAGGATTTCTTACAGACGTTAAGGCAGGACGTCCAAGCAGGGTGGTGCTCAGAGGATGACTGCCTGAATACTATTCAGGAAGTACACTCAAAAACCGGCTACGTAATGGACACTCACACTGCCATAGCTAAAGCTGTGGCTGACCAGCTGCATGATAAGAGGTGTCCAGTTGTTCTGTGCTCCACTGCACATTTTGGGAAGTTTGCCCCAGCTGTTCTTAAAGCTCTACGCTGTCCTGAGATACCACTTGAGCCTCTAAAGCAGCTGGATGCATTGTGTGCTATTGCAGGCCAAGAGCTAATGCATGAAACTCTGTATGAGAGCATAAGGGAGAGAGCAAGtcatccatatactgtatgccaGCCTGATTTCAGGGTTCTAACAGATGAGGTGGAATCCATGATCCAGGACTCCTTTATGAAGGCCAGGTAG